A portion of the Pedobacter cryoconitis genome contains these proteins:
- a CDS encoding zinc-dependent alcohol dehydrogenase produces MKAAVFHKPGDISYTTVADPRIELATDIILKVTSTAICGSDLHILSGAVPQTTDMVMGHEFMGIVEEVGAEVKNLKKGDRVIVPFPIACGHCFFCNHGASPSCENSNYKHYGPNGDMMDQKGAALFGYTDLYGGYSGGQAEYVRVPYGDVSPRVIPDNITDEQALFLTDIFPTGWSGVDWAQLKGGEVVAIFGSGPVGLMAQKAAWLHGASRVIAIDPLDYRLDKAKAVNNVDTLNPHQVDVVAAIREMTQGRGADVCIDAVGFEPERTFMDKVKATINFEKGSIKVLEMCFEAVRRSGTVSILGVYGSPYDNFPLFRIFDKGLTIKQGQAPVLNYIDKLIALVKEEKVVLDDIITHTLPLSEVAHGYKIFDEKQDDCVKVVLKP; encoded by the coding sequence ATGAAAGCAGCAGTATTTCACAAACCAGGCGACATTAGTTATACAACCGTAGCCGATCCGCGAATTGAACTTGCCACAGACATTATACTCAAAGTTACCTCGACCGCAATCTGTGGTTCTGACCTTCACATTTTGAGTGGAGCCGTTCCTCAAACTACTGATATGGTGATGGGGCATGAATTTATGGGGATTGTTGAGGAAGTGGGCGCAGAAGTAAAAAACCTGAAGAAGGGTGACCGCGTAATTGTTCCTTTTCCAATTGCCTGCGGACATTGTTTTTTCTGTAATCATGGCGCCTCTCCAAGTTGCGAAAATTCAAATTATAAACATTATGGCCCCAATGGTGATATGATGGATCAAAAAGGAGCTGCTTTATTTGGCTATACAGACTTATATGGTGGATATTCCGGTGGGCAGGCCGAATATGTTCGTGTTCCTTACGGAGATGTTAGTCCAAGGGTTATCCCTGATAATATAACTGATGAACAAGCACTTTTTCTGACTGATATTTTTCCAACTGGCTGGTCAGGTGTAGATTGGGCACAGCTTAAAGGCGGAGAAGTTGTGGCTATTTTTGGGTCTGGCCCGGTGGGATTGATGGCGCAGAAAGCTGCCTGGTTACATGGCGCCAGCCGGGTAATTGCCATTGATCCTTTAGACTATCGGCTTGATAAAGCAAAGGCGGTGAATAATGTGGATACGCTCAACCCACATCAGGTTGATGTGGTAGCTGCTATTCGTGAAATGACTCAGGGAAGGGGCGCCGATGTCTGTATAGATGCTGTAGGTTTTGAACCTGAACGCACCTTTATGGATAAGGTAAAAGCAACGATAAATTTTGAAAAGGGGAGTATTAAAGTCCTTGAAATGTGTTTTGAAGCCGTGCGCAGGAGTGGAACAGTTTCAATTCTTGGTGTATATGGAAGCCCTTATGATAATTTTCCGCTATTCCGTATTTTTGATAAAGGTCTTACCATCAAGCAAGGACAAGCACCTGTTCTGAATTATATTGATAAACTAATAGCGCTGGTAAAAGAAGAGAAGGTTGTACTGGATGATATTATTACACACACATTACCGCTTAGTGAAGTAGCTCATGGCTATAAAATCTTTGATGAAAAACAGGATGACTGTGTTAAAGTAGTTTTAAAACCATAG
- a CDS encoding DUF4142 domain-containing protein, producing the protein MKKIIYSLSIAAAALAFQSCNSGTKDTKETADSVNKTKDTTSNVMATGGIAVEPSDAEFATKAAVGGMAEVELGKMALTKATNTQLKDFAKMMVSDHGKANEELMLIAKNKNITLPAAVDEDHQKKMNDLSKKSGKDFDKAYAEAMVDGHKSTLKLMQDESKDGKDADLKAFASKTTPVVQAHLDMINKIHDSMK; encoded by the coding sequence ATGAAAAAAATAATTTATTCTCTTTCGATAGCTGCGGCTGCATTGGCATTTCAGAGTTGTAATAGTGGTACTAAAGACACTAAAGAAACCGCTGACAGCGTCAATAAAACAAAAGATACAACCTCAAATGTTATGGCTACAGGTGGTATAGCCGTAGAACCATCAGATGCCGAATTTGCTACAAAAGCAGCTGTTGGCGGAATGGCAGAAGTTGAACTAGGCAAAATGGCCTTAACAAAAGCGACAAATACCCAGCTTAAAGATTTTGCCAAGATGATGGTAAGCGATCACGGTAAGGCAAATGAAGAACTGATGTTAATCGCTAAAAATAAAAACATCACATTACCTGCTGCTGTGGATGAAGATCACCAGAAAAAAATGAATGACCTTAGTAAAAAATCTGGTAAAGACTTTGACAAAGCTTATGCTGAAGCCATGGTTGATGGACATAAAAGCACGCTCAAATTAATGCAGGACGAATCAAAAGATGGTAAAGATGCAGATCTTAAGGCATTTGCTTCTAAAACCACTCCAGTTGTTCAGGCACATTTAGATATGATCAATAAGATTCATGACAGCATGAAATAA
- a CDS encoding LysE family translocator: protein MMTGIINFETFLLTALLLNITPGNDTIFILSRSIAQGRKAGIISALGIGTGTLIHTLLAAFGLSIIIAESIILFNIIKYAGAAYIIYIGLKMLFGKSQLSTVINTSKKTSNYLKVYRDGIITNVLNPKVALFFIAFLPQFIDPALKNTVWPFMTLGFTFITMGTIWCLILAVFASAFFIRLKDNNKISGYINKFCGITLVILGIKVALTNRHA, encoded by the coding sequence ATGATGACCGGAATCATAAATTTTGAAACCTTTTTACTAACTGCACTATTGCTGAATATCACTCCAGGAAACGACACTATATTTATTCTGTCGCGGAGTATTGCGCAAGGCAGAAAGGCTGGAATTATATCTGCACTGGGAATTGGAACAGGAACCTTAATACATACTCTTTTAGCGGCATTCGGACTTTCTATTATTATTGCTGAGTCTATAATACTATTTAATATCATTAAATATGCGGGAGCTGCCTATATCATTTATATTGGGCTGAAAATGCTTTTTGGCAAATCTCAGTTAAGTACAGTTATCAATACGTCTAAAAAAACTTCCAATTATTTAAAGGTTTATAGAGATGGCATTATTACCAATGTCTTAAATCCTAAAGTGGCTTTGTTTTTTATCGCCTTTTTGCCTCAATTTATTGATCCAGCTTTGAAAAATACCGTATGGCCATTTATGACCCTTGGCTTCACATTTATTACTATGGGTACGATTTGGTGTCTGATATTGGCAGTTTTTGCTTCTGCATTTTTCATCAGACTTAAAGACAATAATAAGATTTCCGGATATATCAATAAATTTTGTGGCATCACACTGGTTATTCTTGGTATTAAAGTTGCTTTAACTAACCGGCATGCTTAG
- a CDS encoding DUF3320 domain-containing protein: MKLAVNQMMQENILPKLEASRKELLDLGMRNTLLNYKTPKARGLRIIQENSTSIYDILVKQNKAMTFLGSAGKEEEQEDELPELPVLSEEELQGAQHDTRLQTNENEQKLQTKILNTYYFAKTSIEEQGVNILYLALGMLNWYDKGNTDDVRLAPLVLIPVSLERSSANERFRLRFTGGEVGANLSLQAKMMADFNITIPDLPDSDDFDINNYFEDIQKRISHQAPWKMDANAIELGFFSFGKFMIYHDLDSSKWPEGNKPFDHPILMSLFGGGFNEPKPTATEEHNLDQETKAHELFHVVDADSSQVLAMLAVHEGRNMVIQGPPGTGKSQTITNIIANAVGQGKKVLFVAEKMAALEVVKRRLDSINLGEACLELHSHKANKRDLHEELKRVLDLGKPTLTHLRDEILQLDSYKDILNKYCNSVNDLIEQSGLSAHKVIGYLLEISAQLGALKLPAIPIENIESWNADTMRRASVSADLIEARLKDIGEPSGLLFYGTRLTLFLPHENEVATEIIDQALTITENLQAEIEGASSFIGTEASLSLTYTEKLIALMSFLSESPDLRGIAVKDQAWTLNHEDIEELFQTGAGLSALHAQYENIFYPEAWDQQVLELRQNLITHGHKWYKFLLGDYKRSVKQLASFTRITLPENLNDKIKYIDDIIAAKRLSNILDENSALAVRLFGSRWRKLKTNWESLKGVAAFLTELHRHISADNYPILVLAFLSRNENPVLVKEHLSKLKDLLVNYQASIVAVFKKLDLDEKLMDSNQYFRELPFNEQLLKLKEWKLRIGEIQQAVQWNNLSQSVQKDGFDNLIKASLNWEGAANYLKIALQKTWYEYLIKTVMTEKSALRGFERTSHEEIINKFNKTDLLNLQYNRARVALKHFESVPKQEGGGQWNVLRSEFNKRARHMPIRKLMLEAGLAIQTIKPVFMMSPMSIANFLSPGSIDFDLVIFDEASQVRPVEALGALLRGKQLVVVGDTKQLPPTSFFDKMNAEVEDEENVTADIQSILGMCDGQGAPQRMLRWHYRSRHESLISLSNHEFYENKLVIFPSPGSKHRMGLVFHHLPDAVYDRGKTRTNPVESEAVAHAVMEHALKNPKQSLGVVAFSTAQMQSIQNAIEIKRRQNPETESFFRSHSHEPFFVKNLENVQGDERDVIFISIGYGRIEDGKVPMSFGPLNNEGGERRLNVLITRAKYRCEIFTNITAEDINPTATTRFGIRALKSFLYFAQHGTFDTQQDLPVPVIRPFEDHIYEHLVKSGYTVRKKVGSEGFYIDLAVVDTANPGRYLMGIECDGESYSQAKSARDRDRLRKQVLENIGWKIFKIWSPEWYRNPERELERLVAAIESAKKQISLDDLVDEELEQEVKALVREAKVEITVEIPFYTLAVLPGEIMFEELHLVPFGRLASWINEVVNVEGPVHFEEVARRLADAAGASKIGSRIRYTINAAVNYAITSGIISRKGDFLWAVDRVTPVIRDRSKLSPGSRKIALISPEEMDLAIKKVVEDSIAIQADVAVPLIARLFGFNRVTEDIRKELLIIIDSGVDNGLVARDGAYLKINSI, from the coding sequence ATGAAATTGGCGGTTAATCAAATGATGCAGGAAAATATATTACCCAAGCTAGAAGCCTCAAGAAAAGAATTACTTGATCTTGGTATGCGGAATACGCTTTTGAATTATAAAACGCCAAAAGCAAGAGGACTTCGTATTATTCAGGAAAATTCAACATCTATATATGATATTCTTGTAAAGCAGAACAAAGCGATGACCTTTTTGGGCAGCGCAGGGAAAGAAGAAGAACAGGAAGATGAATTGCCAGAACTTCCAGTGCTTAGCGAAGAAGAATTACAGGGTGCGCAGCATGATACCCGCTTGCAGACTAATGAAAATGAACAAAAGCTGCAAACAAAAATTCTCAATACTTATTATTTTGCGAAGACCAGCATCGAGGAACAGGGCGTAAATATCTTGTACTTGGCTTTAGGTATGCTAAATTGGTATGACAAGGGCAATACAGATGACGTTAGATTGGCCCCCTTAGTATTAATTCCTGTATCTTTAGAACGGTCTAGTGCCAATGAAAGATTCAGACTACGCTTTACAGGCGGTGAGGTTGGCGCCAATCTTTCACTGCAGGCCAAAATGATGGCTGATTTTAATATAACAATTCCAGATTTACCAGATTCAGACGATTTTGATATCAATAATTATTTTGAAGATATTCAAAAAAGAATAAGTCATCAGGCGCCTTGGAAGATGGATGCCAATGCAATTGAACTTGGCTTTTTCTCTTTTGGAAAATTCATGATTTATCATGATCTGGATAGTAGTAAATGGCCGGAGGGCAATAAACCATTTGATCATCCAATCTTGATGTCTCTATTTGGCGGAGGATTTAATGAACCCAAACCAACGGCTACTGAAGAACATAATTTAGACCAAGAAACAAAAGCACATGAGTTATTTCATGTGGTAGACGCAGATAGTTCACAGGTCTTAGCAATGTTAGCCGTACATGAAGGACGAAATATGGTCATACAAGGGCCTCCTGGTACCGGTAAATCTCAAACGATTACCAATATTATCGCAAATGCAGTAGGTCAGGGCAAAAAGGTTCTATTTGTTGCCGAGAAGATGGCCGCTCTTGAAGTCGTGAAACGAAGATTAGATTCCATTAATCTTGGTGAAGCTTGTTTGGAGCTTCATAGTCATAAAGCCAACAAAAGAGATTTACATGAGGAATTAAAGCGGGTATTAGATTTAGGTAAGCCAACATTAACCCATTTACGGGACGAAATTTTGCAATTGGATTCTTATAAAGATATCTTGAACAAGTATTGCAATTCAGTGAATGATTTGATTGAGCAAAGTGGGCTTTCTGCGCATAAAGTAATAGGGTACTTATTAGAAATATCAGCCCAGCTTGGTGCACTCAAACTTCCTGCCATACCTATAGAGAACATCGAATCCTGGAATGCAGATACAATGCGCCGGGCTTCTGTGAGTGCAGATTTGATAGAAGCAAGATTAAAAGATATTGGAGAACCATCCGGATTACTTTTCTATGGAACAAGATTAACACTTTTCCTGCCACATGAAAATGAGGTGGCAACTGAAATTATTGATCAGGCATTAACTATAACTGAAAACTTACAGGCAGAGATTGAGGGTGCTTCATCTTTTATCGGTACTGAAGCTTCATTATCTTTAACCTATACAGAGAAACTAATCGCACTGATGAGCTTTTTAAGTGAAAGTCCGGATTTGAGGGGCATTGCAGTAAAAGATCAGGCATGGACATTGAATCATGAAGATATTGAAGAGCTCTTTCAAACAGGTGCCGGTCTTTCAGCGTTACATGCACAGTATGAAAACATATTCTATCCGGAAGCCTGGGATCAGCAAGTACTGGAACTGCGTCAAAATCTGATTACGCATGGTCATAAATGGTATAAATTTCTTTTAGGGGATTATAAAAGAAGTGTTAAACAGTTAGCTTCCTTTACAAGGATCACTTTGCCTGAGAACCTGAATGATAAAATAAAATATATTGATGATATCATTGCTGCTAAGCGATTAAGTAACATACTCGATGAGAATTCAGCGCTTGCCGTTCGTTTATTTGGAAGCAGATGGAGGAAGTTGAAGACGAACTGGGAATCCTTAAAAGGAGTAGCAGCATTCCTGACTGAACTACATCGTCATATTTCTGCTGACAATTATCCAATATTGGTATTAGCTTTTCTAAGCAGAAACGAAAATCCAGTGCTGGTTAAGGAACACCTGTCTAAATTGAAAGATCTTTTGGTAAATTACCAGGCAAGTATTGTTGCTGTATTTAAGAAACTTGATTTAGATGAAAAATTGATGGATTCAAATCAGTATTTCAGAGAATTGCCTTTTAATGAGCAGCTCTTAAAATTAAAAGAATGGAAGTTGAGAATTGGCGAAATTCAACAAGCTGTTCAATGGAACAACCTTTCCCAGTCGGTACAAAAAGATGGATTTGATAACCTGATCAAGGCTTCATTAAATTGGGAAGGAGCTGCCAATTATTTAAAAATTGCTTTGCAGAAGACCTGGTACGAATATCTGATCAAAACAGTAATGACCGAAAAATCAGCATTACGAGGATTTGAACGTACTTCTCATGAAGAAATCATCAATAAGTTCAATAAGACTGATTTGCTGAATCTTCAGTATAACCGGGCAAGAGTGGCTTTGAAGCATTTTGAATCTGTCCCTAAACAAGAGGGCGGGGGTCAATGGAATGTATTGCGTAGTGAATTTAATAAACGTGCACGTCATATGCCAATCAGAAAACTTATGCTGGAGGCCGGACTGGCTATTCAGACTATTAAGCCTGTTTTTATGATGAGTCCAATGTCTATCGCTAATTTCTTATCTCCAGGCAGTATTGATTTTGATCTGGTAATTTTTGATGAGGCGAGCCAGGTCAGACCTGTTGAAGCGCTGGGTGCTTTACTCAGAGGGAAGCAACTGGTGGTTGTTGGTGATACCAAACAGCTGCCACCAACCAGTTTCTTCGATAAAATGAACGCAGAAGTAGAGGATGAAGAAAATGTTACTGCCGATATACAAAGTATTCTGGGAATGTGTGACGGACAGGGGGCTCCGCAACGGATGCTGCGCTGGCATTACAGAAGCAGGCATGAATCATTGATTAGCCTGTCTAATCATGAGTTTTATGAAAACAAACTAGTGATCTTTCCAAGTCCTGGATCTAAACATAGAATGGGATTGGTGTTCCATCATTTGCCTGATGCTGTGTACGACCGGGGTAAAACCCGTACTAATCCAGTAGAATCTGAAGCTGTAGCGCATGCAGTAATGGAGCATGCTTTGAAAAACCCAAAACAAAGCCTTGGAGTTGTAGCTTTCAGTACAGCTCAAATGCAATCTATTCAGAATGCAATAGAGATTAAAAGACGTCAAAATCCGGAAACTGAAAGCTTTTTCAGGAGCCATAGTCATGAACCGTTTTTTGTTAAAAATCTTGAAAATGTTCAGGGAGATGAACGGGATGTAATCTTTATCAGTATTGGATATGGACGGATTGAGGACGGAAAAGTTCCGATGAGCTTTGGCCCACTCAATAATGAAGGTGGAGAAAGAAGATTAAATGTATTAATCACCCGTGCAAAGTACAGGTGTGAGATATTTACAAATATTACAGCTGAGGATATCAATCCAACTGCAACGACCAGGTTTGGTATCAGAGCGCTGAAGAGCTTCTTATATTTCGCTCAGCATGGTACTTTTGATACACAACAAGATTTGCCTGTACCTGTTATCCGTCCTTTCGAAGATCATATTTATGAACACCTGGTAAAGTCAGGGTATACTGTCCGTAAAAAAGTCGGGTCTGAAGGTTTTTATATAGACCTTGCTGTAGTAGACACAGCTAATCCAGGTCGTTATTTAATGGGTATAGAATGTGATGGGGAATCCTATAGTCAGGCTAAATCTGCCAGAGATCGCGATAGACTTCGTAAACAAGTTCTGGAAAATATTGGCTGGAAGATTTTTAAGATATGGAGTCCGGAGTGGTATAGAAATCCTGAGAGAGAATTAGAGCGTTTGGTCGCTGCAATTGAAAGCGCTAAAAAGCAAATTTCTTTAGATGATCTTGTGGATGAAGAGCTGGAGCAGGAAGTTAAAGCACTGGTTCGTGAGGCCAAAGTGGAAATAACAGTCGAAATCCCTTTCTATACTCTGGCTGTGTTGCCGGGAGAGATAATGTTTGAAGAGTTGCATCTGGTTCCTTTTGGCAGGCTCGCAAGCTGGATTAATGAGGTAGTCAATGTAGAAGGACCAGTGCATTTTGAAGAAGTAGCAAGAAGGCTTGCAGATGCTGCTGGTGCAAGCAAAATCGGGTCCCGTATCAGATATACAATCAATGCTGCTGTAAATTATGCAATTACTTCTGGTATTATTTCAAGAAAAGGAGATTTTTTATGGGCTGTTGATAGGGTAACGCCGGTCATACGTGACAGAAGTAAACTTTCTCCTGGATCTAGAAAAATTGCACTGATCTCACCAGAAGAAATGGATCTTGCCATTAAAAAAGTTGTGGAAGATTCTATTGCTATACAAGCTGATGTGGCCGTTCCTTTGATTGCCAGGTTATTTGGATTTAACAGAGTTACTGAGGATATCAGAAAGGAATTATTAATTATAATCGATTCGGGTGTCGACAATGGATTAGTGGCCAGGGATGGCGCCTATTTAAAAATTAATTCAATATAA
- a CDS encoding MmcQ/YjbR family DNA-binding protein, which yields MNIEELRDYCLSKPGATEGLPFGEETLVFKVGEKIFLLVGLTEGNRFNAKCDPERAIILREQYEEIVPGYHMNKKHWNTVYMNGRLNFKQLHEIIDHSYELIFNNLPKNKQDEIGG from the coding sequence ATGAATATAGAAGAATTAAGAGATTATTGTTTATCAAAGCCAGGAGCAACAGAAGGTCTTCCGTTTGGAGAGGAGACCCTGGTATTTAAAGTCGGTGAAAAGATTTTTTTGCTTGTTGGTCTTACCGAAGGAAATCGTTTTAACGCTAAATGTGACCCTGAACGTGCAATTATACTACGCGAACAATATGAAGAAATAGTACCAGGCTATCATATGAATAAAAAGCACTGGAACACCGTTTATATGAATGGCCGTCTCAATTTCAAACAATTGCATGAGATTATAGATCATTCATATGAATTGATATTTAATAACCTGCCTAAAAATAAGCAGGATGAAATTGGCGGTTAA
- a CDS encoding TonB-dependent receptor, with product MKFKPLTLFAILFIFLLPFITKAQSGQGILIGNITDSLYQKISYATIQIKKLNIKNSSDKTGRFQLKGIPEGTYTVRISMTGFQTNETQVRIRANDTLKVTYILEDKNSDLNEVIVSASRKAESLAQTPSSVTILTAKDINTQSVISPNLANILAYSVPGLGASTNQTGNSGQTLRGRGVLVLIDGVPQSTPLRAGGRDIRSIDPSVIERVEVIKGATAIYGNGAEGGLINYITKKPASGKVLGGYSQIGLTGNTKGDSTLGYRLVQQFYGKSGKLDYIVSGTYEKTGVFRDAKNQVVSPDYGLGETKTYNGFVKVGYDFSPKQRLELMYNYFSSRQHSDYILKNGIYGQEPAIGVHGTRKGEDEGTRYNHNANLQYSNKQVFGQTDLQANVYLQDFYTIYSNVASFYEGGQSAIKSAKKGTRVNLNTPLPVSENLLMQLNYGVDLMNDKTSQSLTDGRVWVPDMNMVNIAPYLQTTANIFKDLTIKGGLRVENINIKVDDFNTLATGANNAGSIAVKGGTLNYNALVFNVGARYSASRLFNPFISYAQSFSVFELGRVLRAAQSNTLSQLQTKPIIVNNYEAGFSSSLGPVNMSAAYYISTSKLGANLLEVNGVYISQRIPERVWGYEFQADYAFTEKLSVGGNYAYVEGKGDVDDDGKFDGTQDVYLNTTRIPPSKSTLYLKYAGIKNLSIDVNWIRVGNRDRFKPNATTGKYLIGEGPVKAYNLFNLATVYQASKALKLSLGLENLFNKAYYPSISQFYGNNSVYTRGNGRRFNLAAGYSF from the coding sequence ATGAAATTTAAACCTTTAACCCTATTCGCTATCCTTTTTATCTTTTTGCTCCCATTTATAACAAAGGCTCAAAGCGGTCAGGGTATATTGATTGGAAACATAACTGACAGTCTTTATCAAAAGATAAGTTACGCCACAATACAGATCAAAAAACTCAATATAAAAAACTCTTCAGATAAAACAGGCAGGTTTCAGCTTAAGGGTATTCCTGAGGGTACTTATACTGTACGTATCTCAATGACAGGATTTCAAACCAATGAAACCCAGGTACGTATTCGGGCAAATGATACGCTAAAAGTAACCTATATACTGGAAGATAAAAATTCAGATTTAAACGAAGTTATTGTCTCCGCAAGCAGGAAGGCAGAATCACTTGCTCAAACTCCTTCTTCTGTAACCATATTAACGGCCAAAGATATCAATACTCAATCTGTGATCAGTCCGAATCTGGCCAATATATTGGCTTATAGTGTACCAGGACTCGGCGCGTCTACCAATCAAACCGGGAACTCAGGTCAGACATTACGTGGTAGAGGTGTATTGGTCTTAATTGATGGTGTACCTCAATCAACTCCTTTGCGCGCAGGTGGCCGCGATATCCGCAGCATAGACCCATCAGTAATTGAGAGAGTTGAGGTTATTAAAGGTGCAACTGCTATCTATGGGAATGGTGCCGAAGGTGGGTTAATCAATTACATTACTAAAAAACCCGCTTCTGGCAAAGTATTAGGTGGCTATTCGCAAATTGGATTAACAGGTAATACTAAAGGAGATAGTACGCTGGGCTATCGGTTAGTTCAGCAGTTTTATGGTAAAAGTGGTAAACTCGATTATATAGTAAGTGGTACTTATGAAAAAACTGGCGTATTCAGGGATGCCAAAAATCAGGTAGTTTCTCCGGATTATGGCTTAGGAGAAACTAAGACCTACAATGGATTTGTTAAAGTTGGTTATGATTTTTCTCCTAAACAGAGGTTAGAATTGATGTATAACTATTTCAGTTCAAGACAGCACTCTGACTACATTTTAAAAAATGGAATATACGGACAAGAGCCGGCAATTGGAGTTCATGGTACGCGTAAAGGAGAAGATGAAGGTACACGCTATAACCATAATGCAAATCTTCAATATAGCAACAAGCAAGTGTTTGGCCAGACAGATTTACAGGCCAATGTATATTTACAAGATTTTTATACGATCTATTCCAATGTGGCTTCTTTTTACGAGGGAGGCCAGTCAGCTATTAAATCTGCAAAAAAAGGCACAAGGGTAAATTTGAATACTCCCCTTCCAGTCTCAGAAAATTTATTGATGCAACTTAATTATGGGGTCGATCTGATGAATGATAAAACTTCACAAAGCTTAACTGATGGCCGGGTTTGGGTACCAGACATGAATATGGTCAATATTGCCCCTTACTTGCAAACTACCGCTAATATTTTTAAAGATCTAACTATTAAAGGTGGATTGAGAGTAGAAAATATCAATATCAAAGTAGACGATTTCAATACACTTGCTACTGGTGCCAACAACGCCGGAAGTATCGCAGTTAAAGGTGGGACACTTAATTATAATGCTTTAGTATTTAATGTAGGTGCCAGATATTCAGCAAGCAGATTATTCAATCCTTTTATAAGTTATGCACAATCTTTCTCTGTTTTTGAATTAGGCAGGGTGCTGCGTGCGGCACAAAGCAACACTCTTTCTCAATTACAGACCAAACCTATCATTGTAAATAATTACGAAGCTGGTTTTAGCAGTTCTCTGGGGCCTGTAAATATGAGTGCAGCTTATTATATCAGTACTTCTAAATTAGGCGCAAACTTGTTAGAGGTTAACGGGGTTTATATTTCTCAAAGAATTCCTGAACGCGTTTGGGGTTATGAGTTCCAGGCAGATTATGCGTTTACAGAAAAACTTTCAGTTGGTGGAAATTACGCTTATGTAGAAGGAAAAGGTGATGTTGATGACGATGGAAAATTTGATGGTACGCAAGATGTTTATTTAAATACAACCCGTATCCCACCTTCTAAATCTACACTTTATTTGAAATACGCTGGCATTAAAAACCTGTCAATTGATGTGAACTGGATAAGAGTTGGAAACAGAGACCGTTTTAAACCTAATGCAACTACAGGTAAATATCTGATTGGAGAAGGCCCTGTAAAAGCCTATAACCTATTTAATCTGGCTACAGTTTATCAGGCTTCAAAAGCTTTAAAGCTTAGTTTGGGACTGGAAAACCTTTTTAATAAAGCTTATTACCCAAGCATATCTCAGTTTTATGGAAACAATTCAGTTTATACCCGCGGAAATGGACGTCGTTTTAACCTTGCAGCTGGTTATTCTTTCTAA
- a CDS encoding PepSY-associated TM helix domain-containing protein: protein MKIIKKIKKAIGLVHLWLGLFTGIIIVIIGITGCIYVFEQEIRDYLQKDYAFVPARQLPQASLAKLMQEFEKIAPAQKVTGIEINNTAPNATISFTTSKHHVYYLNPYNGSLVKETKQDFLVTVEELHTSLLLGDTGKFIIRWSVVIFVFMLISGLILWFPGQVRLIKQAITIKWSASFKRVNYDLHNVLGFYASGILMVSALSGLYFGFREVKTAVSFLSGSKFTEGVKAAPALQPIVKETIPEHYERIYRKAIVQYPGAILTNLSIRKDGNLRLRLNYPSDWARKRNTFFYSPENGQLIRSKLYKDFNKADWIEAGNYNLHTGRMFGIFGKIVATVVSLIAASLPITGFIIWLKKGKKKKIKKQSS, encoded by the coding sequence ATGAAAATTATAAAAAAAATTAAAAAAGCAATTGGGCTAGTCCATTTATGGTTAGGGCTTTTTACCGGAATTATCATAGTAATTATCGGTATAACGGGCTGTATATATGTTTTCGAGCAAGAAATCAGAGATTACCTGCAAAAGGATTATGCTTTTGTTCCGGCTCGCCAACTGCCACAGGCCAGCTTAGCTAAACTAATGCAGGAATTTGAAAAGATTGCGCCCGCTCAAAAGGTTACTGGAATTGAGATCAACAATACTGCGCCCAATGCGACTATTAGTTTTACAACCAGCAAACATCATGTTTATTACCTGAATCCTTACAATGGAAGCCTGGTTAAGGAAACAAAGCAAGATTTCTTAGTTACTGTGGAAGAGCTTCATACCTCTTTACTTTTAGGAGATACAGGGAAATTTATTATCCGATGGTCTGTTGTGATTTTTGTATTCATGCTGATTTCTGGCCTTATCTTATGGTTTCCAGGGCAGGTACGGTTGATTAAACAAGCTATTACTATCAAATGGAGCGCATCTTTTAAAAGGGTTAATTATGACCTGCACAATGTATTGGGTTTCTATGCTTCAGGAATATTAATGGTCAGCGCATTATCCGGACTTTACTTTGGTTTCAGGGAAGTAAAGACAGCTGTCAGTTTTTTAAGTGGATCAAAATTTACTGAAGGAGTAAAAGCAGCACCAGCCTTACAACCTATCGTCAAGGAAACTATTCCGGAGCATTATGAACGTATTTACAGGAAAGCAATCGTACAATATCCAGGTGCTATACTGACCAATTTATCAATTCGTAAAGATGGTAATCTCAGACTAAGGTTAAATTATCCATCGGATTGGGCACGAAAGCGGAATACTTTTTTTTATAGCCCGGAGAATGGGCAGTTGATCCGCTCTAAACTCTATAAAGATTTTAACAAGGCCGATTGGATTGAAGCTGGAAATTATAATCTGCACACCGGACGAATGTTCGGTATCTTTGGTAAGATTGTAGCTACTGTAGTTAGCCTGATAGCCGCAAGTTTACCAATTACCGGCTTTATCATCTGGTTGAAGAAAGGAAAGAAGAAGAAAATCAAAAAGCAGAGCTCTTAA